In Leopardus geoffroyi isolate Oge1 chromosome D1, O.geoffroyi_Oge1_pat1.0, whole genome shotgun sequence, the genomic stretch ACATATGAACATATAAATGCACTGCAGTTTCTTGGtgattcaaaacaaacaaataaacaaacagaaacagcaCTGTTTACCTCAGGTAGAAAAACTAATGGGTTGACAGGCAGAAGCAtgtgggagattttttttaaacttatctttggaatcacattaagaaaatgcaTTATCTAAAGGAAGACCATTTCATGTAATTTATCATACATATCTTTAATGCAGAAATTGACGATTAAAAAAACGTTGGCATGGTCTCTCAATTTTATAATCACCAAGGTATCTGcttctatctttctctttttgtagATTAATTGATAGATGCCTATATACAGAGATATGAATACCCATATATACAGATAACAtacagatacaaatatatattaatatatttgtatttagttcatttcaatatttacatatttgatcTATGTATTTCAGgttgtaaatatattatattacaaatatCAGTATGCCACATTGAGAGCCAGATTATACTGAACctataaaaaatgaactaaaatttcATTGAGATTCATCCCCACTCTTTTATTCCATAATTTTAGAGGACTTGCTATTGTCTTCTTTGAATTGTAATATGATACATCACTTCTGCTTCAATAATTACTTCAACCATTTCTGACAATGTTCATATTTTATACCCTTAGCTTGTTTCATGAAATTATAACCTTTCAATCTATTTTCAGATTTTGATTATTCTGTTACTTATAATTAGCTTAGACTTCCAGAAATTTTCCATTGCGATGTATTGTGTACAGGGAGTTTCAAATACTACAGAGAGTTAATGATCTGGGGAATGGtccaatttctatttctaattagCAACACATGCTTGGAGTACTTACAATAACTCCCAGATCATTAATATCCAGAATGCAATTATCTTTCTGAAAGTACATTCTCTGACAAGGTAGACATTAGAATCTCATGATAATCCCATTTTTATTCAAGAAACAACTGAGATGATATGCAGAGCTGCTTTGTAAATTATAgttgtaatttgcaaatataaatgGCTAAGTCTATATTATAACGTCTTGAGTTTCTTCTTttcataaatattgaaaataggtATTGAAAATAgccaataagtatatgaaaaaaaattatcgaTGTCacttagtcatcagggaaatacaaattaaaatgataagaCTCACctcacatctgtgtgtgtgtgtgtgtgtgtgtgtgtgtgtgtgtgtatacaagtgttggtgaagataatgaagaaattggaacccatATGCACTGTTGACGGGAATGCAGTATGGTGCAGTTGCTATGGATATAGTTACGGAGAttcttcatgaaattaaaaatttaactaccatgtgatccagtaatcctATTTATCCTAACGAATTGAAATCAAGATTTCAAAGAGTTACTACCATTTCTGTGTTCTATTGCAGAACCATTAGCAATAGTCAAGAtgcagaaacaacctaaatgtccatggacagataaatggataaagaaaatgtggtatgaaTATACAACGGAAGACAATTCAGCcctaaaaataaagggaattccACAATATGTGACCAcctggataaaccttgaggacattatgtaagtgaaataagctagtcagaaaaaataaattccgCTTATATGAGGTTATCGAAAATAATCAAACTCATAGAATAAAAGAGTGGAATGATAGCTGCTGGggactgggggaagggaaaaagaggagttACCAGGAGTTACTAATCAGTGGTTATGAAGTTTCAGTTAAGAAAGATGAGTACGTTCTAGAGATTTGTGGTACAAAATTGTATTTGTAGTCAATAATACTGTGTTGCACACTTAAAAACCTCTTAAGAAGGTAGATCTCacattaagtgttcttaccacaataaaatgaaaatttttaaaagaagtattagTATGTTATGATCACTAAAATCTAAACTTTATATAGGTTCCTTATTTTTTCCCGTTAATGCCTTCTTCGTTTCCTGAGGTCCAATCCAGGATACCACACTGCATGCAGTTGCTGTGTGTCCCCAGTCTACTTTGGTCTGTGACagtttttttactcttttttttttttcttgactttgacAGCCCTACAGAATACTGGTTAGGTATCCCATAGAATGCTTCCAAATAAGAGTTTGCATAATGGTTCTTTTCATATTAAGCTGGAATTATGGAATTAAGAGTGTCAGAAAGGTGAACCctttctcatcacatcatatcaaggggTAAATGATATCCGCATTGTTTCACTGATAATGGTCACCTTCTTTTTCCTTAAGGTAGCGTTGGGGCAGTATTCCACTCCAAACTTactgtggaatttaaaatacagttgagTTCCTAACAGCTGTTTCTcaattgttcttttttccccttacttaTTTCAAACTCAACAGTTGACGTTTTCTTCAGTTAATACATATTACTTcaataattcaaaatttaaaagcaattagTGGAATAGATGTGGTGATGTAATTATCCTTAATGATTTAAGAGAAAATGCATATACCACGATGACCCAAGGGACGGTGTTTCAACTGACTGTAAGATTTGTGGTGCACTGAGGAACACTGCAATTGTAATTCTGTGTAATCTATATCTTCAGAGTTATGGAGGCAGATATAAGACCCAGAGTTTGGCAGGGTTTAGATTGTAGATTCagcttttggttttttctttgaattcccaaagatttcttaggtcctggaaataaaatgccttttggggcgcctgggtggcgcagtcggttaagcgtccgacttcagccaggtcacgatctcgccgtccgtgagtttgagccccgcatcaggctctgggctgatggctcagagcctggagcctgcttccgattctgtgtctccctctctctctgcccctcccccattcatgctctgtctctctctgtcccaaaaataaataaacgttgaaaaaaaaaatttaaaaaaaaaaaataaaaaaataaaatgccttttgaCTGGTTATACTTATTGAAATATACTACCATTTTATTTCACACCTCAAGCCTGTTGCTACTGTAAAGAATGTTTTATTACTAAGAAGAAAAATGCCTGAGATTCactaatcataaaaaaaaaaattctcagtaaaataatCAAGAGCTTCTGGTGTCAGgtcagttcatttctttttcagtagCTTTCAATTTAGGAAGAAAACATGGAGCTCCAGCTCATATAGATTATTCCAAAAATTATACGTGGACCCCTTTCTCTGGTCAGAgaccttttaattttcattcacgAGGCATGAatgtttttgagaattaaatttcATATGACAGAAACTAGCAACAGTGAGCaatgggaaagacacagaaaatcATGGGGtatttgttgattttgtatttccATAGGCCTGGTCTCTGTTTGGATACAAACCTAGTCCGGTCCCATTGGTTTTCACCAAAACCTTTGAAATTGCTAGGGTTGGGCTACCAAGTCTTTTTCTGAATAACTTCTTGGTATTGACCTAAGAAGCATGCCAAAAAGCCAGAACAGTAGTAGCAACAATCTCCCTAATAAGCAGGGTTTTGCAAATAGTTTCACATGATGAAGGGaactcatttattaaaatagcCTGAACAACAATGGATGTTTACAGTGTATCTGCCTGGTCCTTCttgctgttggaaaaaaaaaaatgctgctgatGGATGCTCTATGTGTGGGGTTGCTTGTGGCACATGGAAAGGTAGGCAGCCGTGTTGCTGAGTCTGGAGCTTGACGCTTCAGAAAATGGAACAGATTACCCATCTAATTCTGTCGTGGTCTCATGTCTAAATCTTGGGACCATTCATTTTGTGGGCTTCCTGCTCTAACTTCCTTACCTTCCCCAAGTTTGCCTCACCGTAGGAGAGGGCTTACTTCTATTGGTTAAGAAAATGTGTAATTTCCATTGTATCACAGGACATATTTTGTATGGAGCTATTGTTGGTGAAAATAAGAtacttctgtttctcaaaaaatatacaatttaattatatatttacgattttataatatataacaaatttaattaatctaaattaattaatgaattaaaataatacatggtAAGCAAAATGTCAGTGAAAGGCCTACAAAATTACCCCTGTAGGCCATGCACCTTAGTGGAGGCTTTGATGGAAGCCAGATGATTATTTCATGAGTAAGAGTTTGTAATGGATTCTCAAGCATTAGGCAGATGGCACAGACTAGAtacattttaaggtttattcCAACTCATAAATTCCGTGCATATTTAACTCTGTACAATgcttagaaaatgttaaatatgtaaaaacaatgaATACTAAGTGTTATGTGGCACCATTTGCAATGCCAAGTGATCTTGATCCTTAGTATGGTTCTTAGGACCATAACAAAGTACTCCATGCTTCTTGTCTGCCTCTCTCGCTCTTACAATTTCTTTTTGTGCCCTAAGTTTATATTTCAGTCCAATAGTAATAATACTAAGAAGGGCCGAATTTTAAacaatagaattatatatatatataatattatatataatatattgttttataattatacattatattttataattatattataataaaatataataaatatatataaataataaatacatatacttaCTTATGTGCCTAGTAGTTCTCATAATTTAGCAGGCAGCAAAATCACCTGGAGACCCAGTCAAATCAAGAATTGTGAgcccggggtacctgggtggctcagttggttgaatgtccaactttggctcaagtcatgatctcgcggtttgtgaggttgagccccaccttggactctgtgctgacagctcaaagcctgaaacctgctttggattctgtgtctccctctctctctgctctctctgtctcccctcccctgctcatgttctgtctctctctctcaaatttaaataaacatttaaattaaaaaaaaaaaaaaaaaaaaggaattgcagGCCCCATCCCAGAATTTTTGATTCAGAAAGCTGGTGATGGGGTTGGAGACTTTGCATTGCTAACAACTTCTCAGGTGCTCCGGCTGCTGTTGGTTTGGGGACCACACATTGAGAGTCACTGTTCTGTGTCAACTTCACAGAGGCCTATGaagcctctttcttctttctgtttctcctttccattcaGGTCTACTTTTAGAAATAACTTTTCAATCAACAGGAATCGTGATGTTATCTGAAGGAAATCGAAGTATCATACCCTTTTATTCTCTCGGGTTTTTTGGAATACCCAGCCCTCCAGGTTCCACTCTTCCTGGTTTTCTTGTCTATCTATATGGCCACTGCCGTGGGCAACGTGGGCATGATTATAATCGTCAAGATAAATCTGAAATTCCAGATGATCATGTGCTTTTTCCTTAGTCACTTGTCCTTTGTAGATTTCTGTTATTCCACCATAGTGACACCTAAATTGTTGGAGAACTTGATTGTGGAAGACAGAACCGTATGTTTCTCCGGTTGCATTATGCAGTTCTGCTTTGCTTGCATATTTGGAGTAACAGAAGCTTTTATGTTAGCAGCAATGGCCTATGACCGTTGTGTGGCGGTCTGTCACCCCTTGCTCTATCTTGCTATTATGTCTCCAAAGCTCTGTGCTCCGCTGGTGGCTGGGTCATACTCATGGGGTATAGTGTGTTCCCTGACACTCACATATTTTCTCCTTGCATTATCCTATTGTGAGTCTAAcatcataaataattttatctgtGACCACTCTGTAATTGTTTCTGTCTCCTGTTCGGACCCCTATATCAGCCAGAT encodes the following:
- the LOC123600507 gene encoding LOW QUALITY PROTEIN: olfactory receptor 5D13-like (The sequence of the model RefSeq protein was modified relative to this genomic sequence to represent the inferred CDS: inserted 3 bases in 2 codons) gives rise to the protein MLSEGNRSIIPXFILSGFLEYPALQVPLFLVFLSIYMATAVGNVGMIIIVKINLKFQMIMCFFLSHLSFVDFCYSTIVTPKLLENLIVEDRTVCFSGCIMQFCFACIFGVTEAFMLAAMAYDRCVAVCHPLLYLAIMSPKLCAPLVAGSYSWGIVCSLTLTYFLLALSYCESNIINNFICDHSVIVSVSCSDPYISQXACFIIAIFDEVSSLVVILTSYTLIFVTVMRMSSASGCRKTLSTCASHLTAITIFHGTILFFYCIPNPKTSWLRVKVASVFYTVVIPMRNPLIYSLRNKDVKDTLRLVVEKLLCPSI